A region of Stigmatella erecta DNA encodes the following proteins:
- a CDS encoding aromatic-ring-hydroxylating dioxygenase subunit beta: MYDDPLEAHQTAASLLYRYATSLDDGPLAHWPRCFTEAGHYRLIPRENFLQGVPVALLHCTSRAAMEERVKALYRVQATVPYACRHLYTNVLVEQGSPGRVLLRANYAVYHTVDEGEVDLLSVGRLEAQVLLRPEALFERMDVIFEMCRLSGTHVYPL, from the coding sequence ATGTACGATGACCCCCTGGAAGCACACCAGACCGCCGCCTCGCTGCTGTACCGGTATGCCACCAGCCTGGACGATGGGCCCCTGGCGCACTGGCCCCGCTGCTTCACCGAGGCCGGGCACTACCGGCTCATCCCCCGGGAGAACTTCCTGCAAGGGGTGCCCGTGGCGCTCCTGCACTGCACCTCCCGGGCCGCCATGGAAGAGCGCGTGAAGGCGCTGTACCGGGTGCAGGCCACGGTGCCGTACGCCTGCCGTCACCTGTACACCAACGTGCTGGTGGAGCAGGGCAGCCCGGGGCGCGTGCTGCTGCGCGCCAACTACGCGGTGTACCACACGGTGGACGAGGGCGAGGTGGACCTACTGAGCGTGGGCCGGCTGGAGGCCCAGGTGCTGCTGCGCCCCGAGGCCCTCTTCGAGCGCATGGACGTCATCTTCGAGATGTGCCGGCTCTCGGGCACGCACGTCTACCCGCTCTGA